The Apium graveolens cultivar Ventura unplaced genomic scaffold, ASM990537v1 ctg522, whole genome shotgun sequence sequence GTGTGTAATTTAACTAGACCCGGCAATTTTGGACACAATACGACTTACACGACACGAAAATTTAATGTTTATGTTTGCATTTTTAGTACACAACACGAAAATatacgaacacgaaagtacacggtcgagatttagtgtcggttttgtgtttacccttcaagtacacgacacgacacgaagtatacgacataaataaatattataattaaattttaatattttttgaatatatgtagaattataataaatgtatgcatatttatttttaaaatattatttgatttcattatattgtatagatatgagatctaaatatatattttttatattttataatttttttacctaaaaatcttatattttaatttatattaatattatatttaaatatattaatattcaattaacacgAAATACACAACATGAAATgacacgaaacgaaagtacacgaacacgaacgctaaacatgtcggttttgtgtttagctttcaagtacacgaaacacgaaataCACGACACGGAAGTATACGACACGAACGAATTGGCACGCCTAAATTTAATTGATTACTACAACAAATTTTACCAATTAGTAATATTTTCCATATATTCTCCAAACATTATAACAAATTAGGATATTGTGACGATTTTTGCACTAAATTCGTCATAACTGAGCCATTTACGATGAAAAGATTTCATCATTTTATCAAATAATAAGTTCAGAATTTTATCTCAAATTTCAGTTTCTTCGTACATTAGGGCACTGGGGCCCACAAACTAAAAATAATACTAAATATAGAATTAAGGCGGCAAATCAAAATACCATTTTTTTTGAAGAAAATCAAAATACCATTAACATCAATTTTTTCATAAATTTGTTCTCATTCACATGAAGAGCATTTTACACAAATTTACATATAAAATGTAAAAACACCCTTAAAACCacaaatttaatttataaatatgaCTTAGATTATTTTACAAACACCCATAAACATTTTATAATTTTCATCGTAAGTTAGATTAGATGCCTCTATCAGTTTCACCGTAAGTTGTCCGTCACCTGATTTGTTACAGAGTGTAAGTTCACACGTTTCCTTCTTTTTATTATTTTGCTATACTTTTCTTTTTATATTTTGTACCATCTCTGTGTATTTTTATGGTGCTCAAAAAAGGAGATCGGGATAGAGAGTTGTAGTAGCTgcattttaatttcagaaaattttgGGAGGATGCGATTTGGTATAAAGGGAAAGTACCGAAGTATTTGTGGACAAGAAATGTTGTTGTAAAAATTTCATACAATCCAGACTTCAATGATACATTTTAGATTAAATTAGAATTTAAGCTAGGGTTTAGGGTAAATAAATATCCTCAATCCTAAATTCGTAAATTGtagttatttttaaaaaaaaattgaaatagaGTGTCATTTTTACCTAAATAATAATTTTGggatattttttctaaaattcattaCCTTCTCATACTAACTCATGTAAGTggaatttttcttaaataatatgATTGAATTTTGAGACAAATGGCCGGGAATTAAATTTATATTGTAGAAGGGGAAATAATTCGATTTTTTAGTCTAGTTGATATTCTGTTATGTTTCGGCACATATAAAATGCTATTTATTGATGAATAAAATTGagaatttcaaatttttccaCTCCCACCATATCTATTCTTTACAATACTTTCGGCCTTAATTCACTTGTCTAACTGTGTTTATGATCATGTACATAATCGAATGTAGAAAACAAATGAAACAGTAATTCGGCTCATGCAATATTGCTATTCAGTTTTTATTATTGAAAATGGTCTctcttgcatgagttttcatgTCCGGGATAGCGGCGTGAGAATTTTCACATCTCTCTTCAATAGTGGTGGTCGGGGGCTTGGTAGCTCATGCCTCATGATCATACAAATACATTTTTTTTAGGGCATACCGGGACATAAGGAACCGGACACCAACATATAAGTTCAGGAGGATAAGGCCATTTGTTTACAACTAAATGGTTAGAGAACCGAGGATGAGAGACAATATAGTTACCAGCCTCAATGAACCAAATTGTCCGTGAGCTACTCGAGCTCGGCTCGTAAAAAATTTGAATTCGACTCGAAAATaatcgagccgagctcgagctcgagctttTCTAATTTTTAACCGAACCGAGCTTAAGATTTGCGAGTCTTATCGAGCCtgtattattttttaattttttttattataaataattttttgtaaatatttaatattttgtatatattatttttttatcgAGTTGAActcgagccgaactcgagtcgAACTCGACCCGAACTCGAGTCGAActcgagccgaactcgagtcgaaccgatcatatttcggtttttgttaatatttagtgAATTAATTCGAGTTTTCGAGCCAAACTCGAGCCTACCGAACCTTTTCCGAGCCGAGTTTAGAACTTAAAATTTAAGGCTCAGTCGAGCTCGAAGCTAAGTTCGAATCCGAATTATTTTAATCGAGTTAAAGTCGAGTCTGGCAATATTCGGCTCGACTCGGCTGGATTAGACCTGCCGAATAGTATATGGAGGGTCTTGGTCAAGATATGTAGTAAAGTAGGTAGTATATATAACAGAGATCATTTGCCAAATCATCTACATGTAGTTAATAGATCACAGGTATTTCAAGACTTTAAGCGTGTCTCCATTTATGTCACTCAATTTAGTATTACTATGAATATTTTCAAATGGAGCTTTTTTCCTATTTAGTTATCTTTCAAGAGCAAAATACAATATGCATGAAGTAAAATATTAGACATTTATTCATTCACCTTTAACTTTGATTCTTTTTAACAAAAATACCTTTTAAGTGTATATACTAGGAAGATGGCTGAGATTAAAAGCAAGAAGGTGCCACTTTTGCAAATTAATACGAGGAACATTGGTATGACAATAACTTGACAATGTCAAGTGTCattcttaaacatttcctggacCTTTCTACTGCAATGTAGCTAGATGTGTGCGTTATATGAGACCTCTTTGAGCCTGTATCTGCAGTACTTCAATTCATGGGCCGAATCAAGAATATAGTAATGTTTGAGGGAGACGGATCCAAATTATTtcatattttttcaaaattttagatTAAAATTTGTTTGAATTAGGAAGGTTAGCACGGACCAGAGCTCACTCTGGCCCTCCCTAAAGTTCCGCCCCTCCCTGCGCCAACACCTGATAGTTTGTCCTATTATTTCAAACAACAAAGTTTCTTTAGGAATTTTTGTATATTGATAATAGTTTCTCAACTGTAGAATAACTATTACTCAAAAAAAAAAACACTGTAGAATAAGTAATCCTTAAAACAAAGTTAAAACAGAACAGTTGTATTTGGTGGCTGATTTTCTTAAGATTTGTGTACAAGGCAGGCCTTGGTCCTACCTAAGTATTCTGTTTTGTCCCTTTAGATTGTTTGCATCATCATGTACAGGTCAACTAAATTATTAAATATGCAAATTAAGTGCGCAGATCAAAATGTCAACCTCTTACCAATTCTTATACATCACATACAGATGCTCATCCGACCAGATGGTTTACACAAAATTCCTCTCCGACATTATCATTCTGCAGTCTTGAATATATAAATTGTAAAATTAGAAGCAGAGATGAAGCAAGCGATTTAGGTACTTTGATAAGATGCATGTACTTGATTATACCTTGGAATTGCTCAACTCATAGAATGTTTATTGTAATGCAAAATAATAATCTTCTGATCCTCACTCCTAGTTTGCAGGTTCAAGGTTCTGGTCCCTGTATAAACAAAAAGGGAACAACATATAAAACACAACAGACGCAAAACCTACAATTAgcaagtacaaaatacaaatctTTGAGCTTGTGACCAGTGATCAGTTATTTGAATTCTAAGTCATTGTAGTTTAGAGCTTATGACAATGGTCAGTTATTTAACTTTAAAGTCCTTCATCTCTGATCAACTCTGAGAACAAACATGAGAATAGTCATGCCAAATTCGGACCATTCTTCTCTGTAACTTGACTCAAAATATGATTCTTTAGGACCTATTAAATGCCTTTCCAGCAATGGACTAGGAACTTTAGTCAGGTTGGTTCGCATGACACTATTTCAAGTCCCCGGGTTCTCTTCCTGCGATTTGACAAGCATTGGTTGAAGTGGCATATAGAGTGTTCAAATAAAGAGAACTAGGGACAGTGAGTTACATCTGCAGTATGACTTTCAGCATGCATtcttccttatatttttatttgagcACTAGGATCCGGACACTCTTACCCAACAAAATAAGAGATGTTCTGCTGTAAAATACAAGAATTAAAAAGGATAGCATCACAACTAATTTTCTTTTGATTCAATTCGTTTGTCCAAATCATTAATTGATTGTACAAGCTCTACTAGCGAGGAAGTCAAGAATATCAGAACTTTATATGCATCTAAAAACAAAATTAAGGTATGCCATCACTTCTAATATAAATCAGGAATGAAATAATAAGCAGAAGTTAATCAAAGGAGGTAGTTTGTATAGGTGTTAATGTTTTTATAAGCtaaagaaatttcaaagcagaCACTGACAAAATTGGAGTTCCCTTCCAACCAATACTAAGGCTTTTCCCCATCATCTCAAATGTGCAAGAACTTGCACAAGCAAAGTTGTTAACCAACAATTTTGCTTGATATAATGAAGCTCTGCTCAGTTCTGTCTCCACCATTCCAAATCGTGAAAAAAATGCCTTCCACACATTGCTATTTACATGGCGTACTCGTCTTTCCTCTCCCTCAAAGGCCACAATATTTGCTATTTTTGGACTAAACTGTGTTGATTCTGATATTATCCTATCTTGATCATCGCGATCCATGCATTCTTCCATAGAATCAAATAACGCACCATAGTAAAAAAGAGCTTCAACGAACCGATTCACAAAGACTGGTGAATTATGGTTTGCTTCGACCTCAGTAACAATCATAATGCGAGGATTAATCTTTTGAAATACTGCCATCAAATTTTCTAGGTGATTGGGCCTCTCAATCAAGGTTGACAAAATGTATGGTGCATAAACAGCTACCATTTCTTCACTTTCTAGCTTAAAGAGCGATTCATTGAGATCTAGCATGTCAGCTACCATAACGACATTAAAAGAGAAGGACAAGTTCAGTGATTGAGCAACACTCATCAGGCGTTTACCTGTCTCCTTTATCTTCTGCTCCGATATAGTTCCAACTGCAGTTACCTTGAGATGCACAAGGGGACAGTCAGATCGAGCTGCAAGGGCTTCCATCAAGATAGATAAATGCAAACCATTTCTAACCTCAAGGTCAATTATATGGATCCGCTTTGCCTCTGATACATTTTCTATCATCACTTGCATGGCAGTGAAGAGGATAACTTGAGAGAAAGGTACCTTCTGATAACTTGCAAGGAGGCTTGGGTTTGGGTTCATTGATGTGTCTTGTAACTCAAGCAACTGCCTCTTTCCAGAACCCTTTGTTGTTCTCCTTCCAGTTTCCTGGTCAATTTTCTGTTGAAGAGCCTTGGAGAAATAATACACTATTCTTTGAACAGGGGTTCCTCTGATGGAAGAACATTGATGACAATGACTGAGGAGGTGGCTTGCACGACTGAATTGTTGTTCCCCTACTTTTTCAGCAGAAGCTAGAAGATGCTGAATGATTTCAACATCTCTATGTTCTTCTACAGAAAGGCCCAAAAGCGAAGTTGAGTATGGATGGCTAAGCTCGAAGTTGTTAACAATAGGAGAACTGGATTGAATGAACTTCTCTCCACCCAAACGCAGAAGAAATCATGAGTTGATAATCTTTTTCCAGCATTAGCACATGCTGTATCATGGCTGGGAAGATTAAATTGTTCGTAATCTGCTTGCCCGAACTTCGTTTCATGATTAATCGTAATACCAGAAGAAGACTCCTGCGGTGATATTAACTCCTGAAATTCTGAATGGATTGTTTCAAAATTTTTAAGCTCTTCCGGACATAACTGAGATGATGAAGGCTTAATATCATAGCACAACTCATCAAAATTTGTAATTTCTGCAGAGAATATCAAACCTTGCTGCTTTGTAGGCAACGAAAGATTCTCGTTAATCATCGTATTCTGATGGAACAAATTAATGTTCCCCCACTGCACAAACTCTTCTGTTCCATACCACTGATTCCTCTCTGTATTCACTTCTTCCCTACTGCAATAGTCCTTGGAATGGCCAAATTGATTAGGAATGCCACGAGAGTCAAATTGCACAGAAGGAAACATCTCTATCACCATTCTAAAATAGAAAGTATGGCAAGATTTTTCACATATAACTTTCTGAGTTCTCAGGACTCTCTAGTCAACTATATTTATACAGGAAGCATCCCCATAATTGACAAGGGTATAATCTTAATTTAATAATTCATACGGCATAACTCAGCTCTATACATGTAACTTGAGGTGATTTGGTCAAATAATATTATATCTTAGCCGGCACCCAACAACAAATTTTGACATTAGTACAGTTTCATTGACATTTTAAAACAACACAGAACAATAATCAGGTATTTAAAGAATTATACTACTTAAGTAGGACTCTAATCTCTAAAGTCTAGACGATCTGAATACGTCTTTCTAGGGTATTCTCTATTTCACCTAGTGTTTTTCATTCCGGGAGTTAATAATTAGATAGAAAAAAACATAGTGTTGCCTAGTATAAGTCTGGAGATCGATGTTCAAG is a genomic window containing:
- the LOC141702492 gene encoding scarecrow-like protein 18 is translated as MVIEMFPSVQFDSRGIPNQFGHSKDYCSREEVNTERNQWYGTEEFVQWGNINLFHQNTMINENLSLPTKQQGLIFSAEITNFDELCYDIKPSSSQLCPEELKNFETIHSEFQELISPQESSSGITINHETKFGQADYEQFNLPSHDTACANAGKRLSTHDFFCVWVERKEHRDVEIIQHLLASAEKVGEQQFSRASHLLSHCHQCSSIRGTPVQRIVYYFSKALQQKIDQETGRRTTKGSGKRQLLELQDTSMNPNPSLLASYQKVPFSQVILFTAMQVMIENVSEAKRIHIIDLEVRNGLHLSILMEALAARSDCPLVHLKVTAVGTISEQKIKETGKRLMSVAQSLNLSFSFNVVMVADMLDLNESLFKLESEEMVAVYAPYILSTLIERPNHLENLMAVFQKINPRIMIVTEVEANHNSPVFVNRFVEALFYYGALFDSMEECMDRDDQDRIISESTQFSPKIANIVAFEGEERRVRHVNSNVWKAFFSRFGMVETELSRASLYQAKLLVNNFACASSCTFEMMGKSLSIGWKGTPILSVSALKFL